The sequence below is a genomic window from Selenomonas ruminantium subsp. lactilytica TAM6421.
TACGGCCCGGAATATCGCCCTTGTACGGAGCATAGCCATGGAACACATGGTTCATGATGCCGTTACCCTTGGTGCTGGTGAGCAGTTCGGAACGGAAACCAATCAGGCCGCGGGCCGGAATGGTGAATTCGAGGCGCATGTAACCAGCCGTCTCCGTCATGTTCGTGAGCTCAGCCTTACGGGTGCCAAGACCTTCCATAACAGCGCCCATGTATTCCTGCGGCACTTCAACCGTCAGGTTCTCGATCGGTTCGCAGAGCTGGCCATTGATGGTCTTGTAAACAACTTCCGGTTTGCCGACCTGCAGTTCATAGCCTTCACGGCGCATGGTTTCGATTAGGATGGAGAGATGCAGTTCTCCACGGCCGGAAACCTTGAACACATCAGCAGAATCCGTTTCCTCAACCTTCATGGCCACGTTGGTCTCGATTTCCTTGAACAGGCGGTCACGCAGGTGACGGGACGTTACGAACTGACCTTCACGGCCGGCGAACGGGCTCGTGTTGACACCGAAGGTCATGGACAGGGTCGGCTCGTCGATGTTGATGGTCGGAAGAGCTTCCGGATTTTCAGCGTCAGCTACCGTGTAACCGATGGATACATCGCCGAGACCGGTCAGGGCAACGATCTCACCCATGCTGGCAGATTCGCTCTCTACGCGCTGCAGGCCCTGATACGTGAATACCTTGCCAATCTTGGCCTTGGTTTCCTGGTCGCCATTGATGATGCAGACATTCTGGTTCGGCTTAGCCGTACCGCGGATGATACGGCCGATGGCCACGCGGCCTACAAAAGCATCGGATTCGAGCGTCGTAATCATCATCTGCAGCGGAGCATCCGGATCACCATGGGGAGCCGGGATTTCCTTGACAATGGTTTCCATCAGCGGCTCGAGGTTGTCGTTGTCATCATCCATGCTGTACTTGGCAATACCATCACGAGCCGTAGCATAGATAACCGGGAAGTCGAGCTGTTCATCGTCAGCATCCAGTTCCATGAAGAGTTCGAGAACTTCATCATAGACATCGTCTACACGCTGGTTTGGCTTATCGATCTTGTTGATTACGACGATCGGCTTCAGCTTCTGCTCGAGAGCCTTGCGCAGCACGTACTTCGTCTGAGGCATCGGGCCTTCAAAGGCATCTACCAGCAGTACAACGCCGTCAACCATGTTGAGAACACGTTCAACTTCACCGCCGAAGTCAGCATGGCCCGGGGTATCCACGATGTTGATCTTTACGCCGTTGTACATAACAGCCGTGTTCTTGGACAGGATCGTGATGCCGCGCTCGCGCTCGATATCGCCGGAGTCCATGACGCGTTCTGCAACCTGCTCGTTGGAACGGAATACATGGCTCTGTTTCAGCATGCCATCAACCAGGGTGGTCTTACCATGGTCAACGTGGGCGATAATGGCAATGTTTCTCAGATTTTCATTGGTCGTCATACTCATTTTAGTGTAATCTGCCTCCTAAATTCTATAAAGCAAGGAAGGATACATAACTGTATCCCCCTTCAACTCAACATAACGTATAAATTTTATCCTAAGGTGCCTTCCCTGTCAAGGATTTTCTGACATTATTCCAGTTCCAATCCCACCGGGCAATGGTCACTGCCGAAAATCTCATTGTGGATGGTAGCATCCTGGATTTTTTCCTGCAGGCGCTTGGAAGCCACAAAATAATCAATGCGCCATCCGGCGTTGTTATCCCGGGCTTTCCTGAGGTAGGACCACCAGGTATAGATGCCCGTGCGATCCGGATACAGGGTGCGGAAAGTATCGATAAAGCCGGCATCCAAGAGCTCACCGAACTTGCCCCGTTCCTCATCGGTGAAACCCGCATTATGATGGTTTGTCTTAGGGTTCTTGAGGTCAATCTCTTGATGGGCCACATTGAGATCCCCGCAGACAATCACCGGCTTTTGTTCATCCAGCTTCATTAAATATGCCCGGAACGCATCTTCCCATTCCATGCGGTAGGCCAGACGCTCCAGTTCCCGCTTGGAATTGGGCGTATAGACCGTGACCAGAAACATTTCAGGAAATTCCAGGGTAATCACGCGGCCTTCGTGGTCATGTTCTTCGATGCCCAGACCATAGGTGACGTGCAGCGGCTCGATGCGGGAGAACACCGCCGTGCCGGAATAGCCCTTTTTCTCGGCGCTGTTCCAATACTGCTTATAGCCCGGCAGATCCAGGATGGCCTGCTCCGGCTGCATCTTCGTTTCCTGCAGGCAGAACACATCGGCATCCAGCTTACAGAATGACTCCATAAATCCCTTTTTCAGACAGGCCCGCAGGCCATTGACATTCCAGGAAATAAACTTCATCGTCTACGCCTCCCCATTACGGCAACGTCTTGAACTGTCCCACCGGCCAGAATACCAGCATAGCCTTGCCCTTGATGAGATCCAGCGGCACGAAGCCCACATCGGCAAAACGGCTGTCCTCGGAGTTATTGCGGTTGTCCCCCATTACGAAGACCGTGCCTTTCGGTACCGTGGATTTCGGGTATTCGCTGCGGGTGGGTTCCAGAATATAATCCTCATTCAGGAGCTGGTCATTGACAAAGACCTTGCCCGCCTTGATCTCGATGGTGTCGCCTGCTGTCGCAATCACGCGCTTGATAAAATCACGGCTGCGATCCCGGGGATACTCAAACACGAGAATCTCGTTCTTCTGGGGCTCACGGAAGTTGTAGATGAACTTATTGACCACCAGACGTTCCTGAGACTGCAAGGTCGGCCGCATGGACGGGCCATCCACGATGTATAATTCCACGACAAACTCGCGGATAAAGAAGGCCAGCACCACCGCAATGACGATGGAAATCAGCCAGTCCTTTGCTTCTTCACCTAATGAACTCATAAAGGGTTCCTCCTCTTACTGTGATTTGCCCATCTACGCAAAATAGGGACTGCTCGGAAGCAGTCCCTACCGTTACGCAGATTAGCGTTTTTCTTTGATACGAGCAGCTTTACCCGTAAGGTTGCGCAGATAATAAAGTTTTGCACGACGGACAACACCGCGGCTAACAACTTCAATCTTGGCAATACGCGGAGAATGAACCGGGAACAGACGTTCTACACCGATGCCGTAGGAAATACGACGAACGGTGAAAGTCTCACGAACGCCAACGCCCTGACGAGCGATTACGCGGCCTTCGAACACCTGAATACGCTCACGGTTGCCTTCGACGATCTTTGCATGTACGCGAACCTTGTCGCCAGGTGCAAAAACGGGAATGTCGCTGCGGAGCTGTTCTTTCTCCAGAGTCTCGATGATGTTCATTTTTATTTTCCTCCTTAATCAGACGTTCGTGGCTGGCTCATGCCAACTCAGAGGACCGCCCACATACCTAAGTAGTTTATCATAAAAAAAGTGACGGTTCAATACCTAAAAAAATATTTTTTTCGACAGGAAGGCGCAATCACATGCGCTCTGCCAGCATATCCGCCGCCGCCAGAAGTCCTGCAATCATGGCACTGGGACGGGGCGGGCAACCGGGAATGTAAATATCCACAGGCACTACCTGATCAGCAGCGCCGACGATGGCATAGCTGGCACCGTAGGTCTCGCCGCCTGCGGCACAGGCACCGCAGGCCATAACAAGGCGCGGTTCCGGCATGGCTTCATAGGACATGCGCAAAGCCTGCTCCAGGTTGCGCGTGACCACGCCTGTAACCATCAGCAGATCCGCGTGGCGCGGGCTGGCATCCACATGGACACCATAGCGGTGCAGATCATAGAGAGGATTGGACATAGCCCCCATCTCGAAGTCGCAGGCATTGCAGGAACCGGCGTCGAGATGACGCACATGGAGGCTGCGCCCCAATTTCTGCCGGATCACTTCTGCCGTAACTTCAGCGGCCTCCTCCGTGATGACCGGCATGGCTTCCTCGCGGCTGTGGTGCAGGCTGCCCATGGCCCGTTCCACGCATCTGCCGCAGAAGATGCATTTTTTATAGTCAATCGCATAGCCCTGCTCATTATTAGCAGCGGCAAAGGCCCCTACCGGGCAGGCTTTGGCACAGGCCGCCCCCATGGCTGCAGTGCAGCTGCCGGTGATTTTCCCGCGGAAGCGTTCACTGCCGGTGAGGGAAATCTTTTCGGTGGCAATCTTGTCGCCTAATAATCGTTCTATTACCTTAAACATATTCTCTCCTCACACTTAACGGTCAATGCAGGCATAGCAAAGCTCAAAGCTCTTGTTGATCAGCGGGAAATCCGGAATGATATCCCCCTGCACCGCAATGGTCACAGCGGGCCAGTTGGGATAGGAAGCACTGCGGACAAAAATCCGGTCAATTTTGCCATCCTGCAGGGCCACGAACTGGAAGTTGCTGCCCCGGGCCGATTCGCTGAGGCCCCAGTCATCGCCGCTTACTTTTGACCAATCAATCTGACAAGTCAGATTGACGGCGTCATTTGACTTGTCATTCTGGAGCATGCCTATGAGCTGGCGCACAAGCTTAAAGGATTCCGTAAGTTCGGCAATGCGCACAGCAAGTCTTGCTGCCACATCACCAGTTTTTTCTGTGACCATATTGAAGTCCAGTTCCGGATACAGGCCGTAGGCAAAGTCCTTGCGGCTGTCATGGGCAAAGCCCGAAGCGCGGGCGCCCACGCCCACCATGGCCAGATCCACGGCCGTTTCCTTGCGCACAATACCGGTCGTGCGCACACGGTTCTGGAAGTTGGCCTGCTGGGCAAACATTTCCGTCAGGTCATTTACGCTGACCTCAGTCTTATCCATGATATCGGCAATATCCTTGCAGAGTGCACTACTGATATCCTGGCGCACGCCACCGGGAACGATCACGCCGCGCAGGAAACGGTTGCCCGCCATGCGTTCCTGCAGGCGCATGAGCATTTCCTTCGTGCGGCCGCCGAGGCTGATGGCCGGATTGAAGCCCACACCGGCGGGAATATTGCCAAGGTCCCCCACATGGTTGGTGATGCGCTCGATTTCCATGAGCAGGGTGCGGATGATTTCCGCCCGCCGGGAGATTTTCACGCCGGCGATTTTCTCCACGGCCTGACAGAAACTCCAGGTGTTGGCCACGGAGCAGGCACCGCAGATGCGCTCTACTACAGGCAATGCTTCATCCGGCGTCTTGCCTTCCATGATTTTTTCCAGACCACGATGGGTATAGAACAGGCGCGCATCCAATTGCAGCATGGATTCACCGGCCTGACTGAAGCGGAAATGGCCCGGTTCGATAATGCCCGCATGGATGGGGCCAACGGGTACTTCATAGACGCCCTCGCCCCTTGCCACGCTCATATCCATGCGGCGGCTGCCATGGACATCTGCATCTTTTTCCACAGACTTGCGCAGAGGATAAAAGCCCTCCGGGAAGGTATCATGGAGCACCAACGGCCGCGGATCGGGATGCCCCTGGGGCACAATGCCGAACATATCCTGAATTTCCCGTTCATACCAGGCAGCAGCCGGGAGCACGCTGGTCAGAGATTCATAGCACAGGGACTCCCCTTCGCCGAACACGGCCTTGACCGCTTCCATCTTATGCTCAGCGAGATTTTCAAACACCGCGTAAATGGCATAGCCCTTCACCGCGGGATTTTCCGTTTCATCCCGGCCAAACATGGCCGTCAATGGATTCTTGCCGCCATTGGACAGGATATTGGCGGTGCCCCGGAAATTTTCCGGCTTGACCACTTTTAACGTCCAATCTGCCATCAGCACACACCTCCCAATACAATTTTCGCCGCCGCCTTCAGCATGGTCCCCACAAAGGGAATCTCATCGGCAAAGGCACTGATTACGCCACTGGCAGCCAGCAACAGGAACAACACGGCACTGTCCAGTCGGCCCATAAGTTCGCCTGCCGACTTGCGGGTAGGCTTGCCCCCCAGCATGCGCATGGCGTGATAGAGAATACCAATCAGCATACCGGCCAGCAGTACCAAGGCCAGGATGCCCAAATAAGGATGCTTTGCCTGGAAGAAGCTGGCGATGATGTAGAACTTGCTGAAGAACACACCCATGGGCGGCATGCCCAGGATGCCCACGATACCCAGCAGCCAGAACATCGCCGTCTTTGGTGCCTGCTGCATCATGCCGTGGATGCGCATCATATTCTTCGTGGCATAGGTTTCCATAATGGTGCCGGCCGTATAGAACAGCATGTATTTGACCAAAGCATGGTTGAACATATGCAGCAGGGATGCCTCTGCCGCCATGGGCATGAAGAGGCCAAAGCCTGCAGCCAGCAGGCCGAAGTTTTCCATGGAGGAATAAGCCAGCATGCGCTTCACATCACGCTGCACCACCACGAAAGGCACCGCCAGCGCAATGGTCAGCAGACCAAAGCCCACGTACATGGAGCTGATGAAGTCCAGCCCCACTACGGGCGTCACGATGGCCGTGGCCCGCAGGAGCACATAGAGGGCGCAGATGCAGAGCGCACCGGACAGCAGGCCGCTGGTCAGCGCCGGTGCTTCGGAGTGAGCATCAGGCAGCCAGGCATGCATGGGGGCCAGACCGATCTTCGTGCCATAGCCCACAAACAGGAAGCAGAATGCCAGCTTTGCGACTTCCGGGTCCAGCATCTGCGCATGGATTGCCATGAATTCCCAGTTCAAGGGCAGGATATCCCCCATGGCCTGCAACTGGCCATAGTACAGGATGATCGTGCCCAGAAGCGCCAGACAGATGCCCACGGTGCAGACCATGACGTATTTCCAGGCTGCTTCCAAGGAAGTACGGGTGAATTTGAATGC
It includes:
- the typA gene encoding translational GTPase TypA, translated to MTTNENLRNIAIIAHVDHGKTTLVDGMLKQSHVFRSNEQVAERVMDSGDIERERGITILSKNTAVMYNGVKINIVDTPGHADFGGEVERVLNMVDGVVLLVDAFEGPMPQTKYVLRKALEQKLKPIVVINKIDKPNQRVDDVYDEVLELFMELDADDEQLDFPVIYATARDGIAKYSMDDDNDNLEPLMETIVKEIPAPHGDPDAPLQMMITTLESDAFVGRVAIGRIIRGTAKPNQNVCIINGDQETKAKIGKVFTYQGLQRVESESASMGEIVALTGLGDVSIGYTVADAENPEALPTINIDEPTLSMTFGVNTSPFAGREGQFVTSRHLRDRLFKEIETNVAMKVEETDSADVFKVSGRGELHLSILIETMRREGYELQVGKPEVVYKTINGQLCEPIENLTVEVPQEYMGAVMEGLGTRKAELTNMTETAGYMRLEFTIPARGLIGFRSELLTSTKGNGIMNHVFHGYAPYKGDIPGRTRGSLVAFEQGETTGYGIFSLQDRGVMFIEPGEQVYEGMIVGENSRDNDIDINPCKKKNVSNMRTSSSDEAIRLTPPRILSLEQAIEYINNDEMVEVTPEHIRLRKSILDRTVRGRAAKNARKG
- a CDS encoding exodeoxyribonuclease III, whose product is MKFISWNVNGLRACLKKGFMESFCKLDADVFCLQETKMQPEQAILDLPGYKQYWNSAEKKGYSGTAVFSRIEPLHVTYGLGIEEHDHEGRVITLEFPEMFLVTVYTPNSKRELERLAYRMEWEDAFRAYLMKLDEQKPVIVCGDLNVAHQEIDLKNPKTNHHNAGFTDEERGKFGELLDAGFIDTFRTLYPDRTGIYTWWSYLRKARDNNAGWRIDYFVASKRLQEKIQDATIHNEIFGSDHCPVGLELE
- the lepB gene encoding signal peptidase I is translated as MSSLGEEAKDWLISIVIAVVLAFFIREFVVELYIVDGPSMRPTLQSQERLVVNKFIYNFREPQKNEILVFEYPRDRSRDFIKRVIATAGDTIEIKAGKVFVNDQLLNEDYILEPTRSEYPKSTVPKGTVFVMGDNRNNSEDSRFADVGFVPLDLIKGKAMLVFWPVGQFKTLP
- the rplS gene encoding 50S ribosomal protein L19 encodes the protein MNIIETLEKEQLRSDIPVFAPGDKVRVHAKIVEGNRERIQVFEGRVIARQGVGVRETFTVRRISYGIGVERLFPVHSPRIAKIEVVSRGVVRRAKLYYLRNLTGKAARIKEKR
- the nuoB gene encoding NADH-quinone oxidoreductase subunit NuoB; this translates as MFKVIERLLGDKIATEKISLTGSERFRGKITGSCTAAMGAACAKACPVGAFAAANNEQGYAIDYKKCIFCGRCVERAMGSLHHSREEAMPVITEEAAEVTAEVIRQKLGRSLHVRHLDAGSCNACDFEMGAMSNPLYDLHRYGVHVDASPRHADLLMVTGVVTRNLEQALRMSYEAMPEPRLVMACGACAAGGETYGASYAIVGAADQVVPVDIYIPGCPPRPSAMIAGLLAAADMLAERM
- a CDS encoding NADH-quinone oxidoreductase subunit C, which codes for MADWTLKVVKPENFRGTANILSNGGKNPLTAMFGRDETENPAVKGYAIYAVFENLAEHKMEAVKAVFGEGESLCYESLTSVLPAAAWYEREIQDMFGIVPQGHPDPRPLVLHDTFPEGFYPLRKSVEKDADVHGSRRMDMSVARGEGVYEVPVGPIHAGIIEPGHFRFSQAGESMLQLDARLFYTHRGLEKIMEGKTPDEALPVVERICGACSVANTWSFCQAVEKIAGVKISRRAEIIRTLLMEIERITNHVGDLGNIPAGVGFNPAISLGGRTKEMLMRLQERMAGNRFLRGVIVPGGVRQDISSALCKDIADIMDKTEVSVNDLTEMFAQQANFQNRVRTTGIVRKETAVDLAMVGVGARASGFAHDSRKDFAYGLYPELDFNMVTEKTGDVAARLAVRIAELTESFKLVRQLIGMLQNDKSNDAVNLTCQIDWSKVSGDDWGLSESARGSNFQFVALQDGKIDRIFVRSASYPNWPAVTIAVQGDIIPDFPLINKSFELCYACIDR
- a CDS encoding hydrogenase 4 subunit F gives rise to the protein MELYYILGLPLLFAAVAATGVLGLKLLHIADRLTATVVFGLILDLGLNFSLHPEEPIKQGFFYVDALSIWMLLIVGALYLAFAWTSKAYLERDTNIRYGYLRRFTHLEGRFYALSHIFVWTMMLVVTVDSLGLMWVTIEATTLVSALLVAFKFTRTSLEAAWKYVMVCTVGICLALLGTIILYYGQLQAMGDILPLNWEFMAIHAQMLDPEVAKLAFCFLFVGYGTKIGLAPMHAWLPDAHSEAPALTSGLLSGALCICALYVLLRATAIVTPVVGLDFISSMYVGFGLLTIALAVPFVVVQRDVKRMLAYSSMENFGLLAAGFGLFMPMAAEASLLHMFNHALVKYMLFYTAGTIMETYATKNMMRIHGMMQQAPKTAMFWLLGIVGILGMPPMGVFFSKFYIIASFFQAKHPYLGILALVLLAGMLIGILYHAMRMLGGKPTRKSAGELMGRLDSAVLFLLLAASGVISAFADEIPFVGTMLKAAAKIVLGGVC